Proteins from a genomic interval of Youhaiella tibetensis:
- a CDS encoding DsbA family oxidoreductase: MARKLKVDIFTDVVCPWCLIGSVRLDKAIAALPEDVEVEVENHPFYLDPNVPADGVDVGEMLKSRYGRDPQEMWARPQAEAKKSGVDLDLSRQPRMFRTAKAHTITRLAKSLGTQHSLANAIADAYFLEHRQINDDAVLADIAAEYGFDREEALRLMNDPHELETTERLAAAAAHQGISGVPFFVFDAKFAMSGAQPEEVFQQVFAELLNPEVASQ, from the coding sequence ATGGCGCGCAAGCTCAAGGTCGACATCTTCACCGACGTCGTATGCCCCTGGTGCCTCATCGGTTCGGTGCGGCTGGACAAGGCCATTGCCGCACTGCCCGAGGACGTCGAGGTCGAAGTCGAGAACCACCCGTTCTACCTCGATCCCAATGTTCCCGCCGATGGCGTCGATGTCGGGGAGATGCTCAAATCCCGGTATGGCCGGGACCCGCAGGAAATGTGGGCGCGCCCGCAGGCCGAGGCGAAGAAGTCCGGCGTCGATCTCGACTTGTCGCGCCAGCCGCGCATGTTCCGCACGGCCAAGGCGCACACCATCACCCGGCTTGCCAAATCGCTGGGTACTCAGCATTCTCTGGCCAACGCGATCGCCGATGCCTATTTCCTGGAGCACCGGCAGATCAATGACGATGCCGTTCTTGCCGATATCGCGGCTGAGTATGGCTTTGACCGCGAAGAGGCGTTGCGCTTGATGAACGATCCGCACGAGCTCGAAACCACCGAGCGCCTTGCGGCTGCCGCTGCCCACCAGGGCATCAGCGGCGTGCCGTTCTTCGTGTTCGACGCAAAGTTCGCCATGTCCGGCGCCCAGCCCGAGGAAGTCTTCCAGCAGGTCTTCGCCGAACTGCTCAACCCTGAGGTTGCCTCCCAGTGA
- the soxR gene encoding redox-sensitive transcriptional activator SoxR, which yields MARELTVGQVAARSGVSVSALHFYESKGLIRSSRTAGNQRRYRQDVLRRVAIIKVAQEVGIPLAEVGRSFAALPEDHIPNRSDWTAISTAWAADLDRRIAQLKKLRNGLNGCIGCGCLSLDQCQLWNRHDRLGAAGPGPRRLMV from the coding sequence ATGGCGAGGGAATTGACGGTGGGCCAGGTGGCCGCGCGAAGCGGCGTCTCGGTCTCGGCGCTGCACTTTTACGAATCCAAGGGACTGATCCGCTCCAGCCGCACAGCCGGCAACCAGCGGCGCTACCGCCAGGACGTGTTGCGGCGCGTGGCGATCATCAAGGTCGCCCAGGAGGTGGGCATTCCGCTGGCCGAAGTGGGCCGCTCCTTCGCGGCGCTGCCCGAGGACCACATCCCCAATCGCAGCGATTGGACGGCGATTTCCACCGCCTGGGCGGCCGACCTCGACCGGCGGATCGCGCAGTTGAAGAAGCTGCGCAACGGCCTCAACGGCTGCATCGGCTGCGGGTGCCTATCCTTGGACCAATGCCAGTTGTGGAACCGCCACGACCGCCTGGGCGCCGCGGGGCCAGGCCCGCGCAGATTGATGGTGTGA
- a CDS encoding proton-translocating transhydrogenase family protein: MEQTAQNVADAAAAAASAATGGAIDPFIFRLSIFVLAIFVGYYVVWSVTPALHTPLMSVTNAISSVIVVGALLAVGVQLASDASWISKVFGFIALVFASVNIFGGFLVTQRMLAMYKKKG, translated from the coding sequence ATGGAACAGACCGCACAAAACGTGGCCGATGCGGCCGCTGCTGCCGCGAGCGCTGCCACCGGCGGGGCGATCGACCCCTTCATCTTCCGGCTTTCGATCTTCGTGCTCGCGATTTTCGTGGGCTATTACGTGGTCTGGTCGGTGACTCCGGCTCTCCACACCCCGCTCATGAGCGTGACCAACGCCATTTCCTCGGTGATCGTGGTTGGCGCCCTTCTCGCCGTCGGCGTGCAGCTCGCTTCGGATGCGAGCTGGATTTCGAAGGTCTTCGGGTTCATCGCCCTCGTCTTTGCGAGCGTGAACATCTTCGGTGGGTTCCTCGTCACCCAGCGCATGCTGGCAATGTACAAGAAGAAGGGCTGA
- a CDS encoding NAD(P)(+) transhydrogenase (Re/Si-specific) subunit beta — MNANIAAVLYLVSGVLFILALRGLSSPASSRRGNQFGMIGMAIAILTTLALAAPSDFVSWALIIAGLAIGGGIGAYLARNVKMTDMPQLVAAFHSLVGLAAVFVAAAALYAPEAFGIGHVGEIHGQALVEMALGVAVGAFTFTGSVIAFAKLNGNMSGKPILLPGRHLIHIVLGLLLVFLIWQLVATANPIYFWAITVLALVLGGLMIIPIGGADMPVVVSMLNSYSGWAAAAVGFTLGNTALIVTGALVGSSGAILSYIMCKAMNRSFISVILGGFGADTSASASTEEETRPVKQGAADDAAFLMKNAGKVIIVPGYGMAVAQAQHALREMADMLKAAGVEVKYAIHPVAGRMPGHMNVLLAEANVPYDEVFELEDINSEFAQADVAFVIGANDVTNPAAKTDKSSPIYGMPVLNVEDAGTVLFIKRGMAAGYAGVQNELFFRDNTMMLFGDAKKVTEEIVKALGH, encoded by the coding sequence ATCAACGCCAATATCGCAGCCGTCCTCTATCTGGTCTCGGGCGTGCTGTTCATCCTGGCGCTGCGCGGCCTTTCCAGCCCCGCTTCCTCGCGCCGCGGCAACCAGTTCGGCATGATCGGCATGGCCATTGCCATCCTGACCACGCTGGCTCTTGCCGCCCCGTCGGACTTCGTGTCCTGGGCCCTCATCATCGCCGGTCTCGCCATTGGTGGCGGCATCGGCGCCTACCTCGCCCGCAACGTCAAGATGACGGACATGCCCCAGCTCGTGGCGGCCTTCCACTCGCTGGTCGGTCTTGCCGCCGTGTTCGTGGCAGCCGCCGCGCTCTATGCGCCGGAAGCCTTCGGCATCGGCCATGTCGGCGAAATCCATGGCCAGGCCCTGGTCGAAATGGCCCTCGGCGTCGCCGTGGGTGCCTTCACCTTCACCGGTTCGGTCATCGCCTTCGCCAAGCTCAACGGCAACATGTCGGGCAAGCCGATCCTGCTGCCGGGCCGGCACCTCATCCATATCGTGCTGGGCCTGCTGCTGGTGTTCCTGATCTGGCAGCTCGTCGCCACCGCCAACCCGATCTACTTCTGGGCGATCACGGTGCTGGCGCTGGTGCTGGGCGGTCTCATGATCATCCCGATCGGCGGCGCCGACATGCCGGTGGTGGTCTCCATGCTCAACTCCTATTCGGGTTGGGCCGCGGCCGCTGTGGGCTTCACCCTGGGCAACACCGCCCTCATCGTCACGGGTGCCCTGGTGGGTTCGTCGGGTGCGATCCTCTCCTACATCATGTGTAAGGCGATGAACCGCTCGTTCATCTCGGTGATCCTGGGCGGGTTCGGCGCGGATACGTCCGCTTCCGCCTCGACCGAGGAAGAGACCCGTCCGGTCAAGCAGGGCGCTGCCGACGACGCTGCGTTCCTGATGAAGAACGCCGGCAAGGTCATCATCGTGCCCGGCTATGGCATGGCCGTCGCCCAGGCCCAGCATGCGCTGCGCGAAATGGCCGACATGCTCAAGGCCGCCGGTGTCGAGGTCAAGTACGCGATCCACCCGGTTGCCGGCCGTATGCCGGGCCACATGAACGTGCTGCTGGCCGAAGCCAACGTGCCCTATGACGAGGTGTTCGAGCTCGAGGACATCAACTCCGAGTTCGCGCAGGCCGACGTGGCCTTCGTCATCGGCGCCAACGACGTGACCAACCCGGCGGCCAAGACCGACAAGTCCTCGCCGATCTACGGCATGCCGGTCTTGAACGTGGAAGATGCCGGGACCGTGCTCTTCATCAAGCGCGGTATGGCCGCCGGTTATGCCGGCGTCCAGAACGAGCTCTTCTTCCGTGACAACACCATGATGCTCTTCGGCGACGCCAAGAAGGTGACCGAAGAAATCGTCAAGGCACTCGGCCACTAA